The Motacilla alba alba isolate MOTALB_02 chromosome 14, Motacilla_alba_V1.0_pri, whole genome shotgun sequence genome includes a region encoding these proteins:
- the RHBDL1 gene encoding rhomboid-related protein 1, whose product MDRSSLLQLIQEQLDPENTGFIGVETFASLVHSHELPLDPAKLDMLVALAQGNDEGQVCYQELVDLISSKRSSSFKRAIANGQRALPRDVLLDETGLGIYKRFVRYVAYEILPCEMDRRWYFYQHRTCPPPVFMAAVTLTQIIVFLCYGARLNKWVLQTYHPEYMKSPLVYHPGHRARAWRFLTYMFMHVGLEQLGFNALLQLMIGVPLEMVHGILRISFLYLAGVLAGSLTVSITDMRAPLVGGSGGVYALCSAHLANVVMNWAGMRCPYKLLRMVLALVCMSSEVGRAVWLRFSPPLPASGPQPSFMAHLAGAIVGISMGLTILRSYEESLQDQCGWWVLLLSYGTFLLFAVFWNIFAYDLLGAQIPPPP is encoded by the exons ATGGAcaggagctccctgctgcagctcatccaGGAGCAG CTCGACCCCGAAAACACCGGCTTCATCGGCGTGGAGACCTTCGCCAGCCTGGTGCACAGCCATGAGCTGCCCCTGGACCCCGCCAAGCTCGACATGCTGGTGGCCCTGGCGCAGGGCAACGACGAGGGCCAGGTCTGCTACCAGGAGCTGGTAGACCTG ATCAGCAGCAAGCGCTCCAGCAGCTTCAAGCGCGCCATCGCCAACGGGCAGCGGGCGCTGCCCCGCGACGTCCTGCTGGACGAGACCGGCCTCGGCATCTACAAGCGCTTCGTCCGCTACGTGGCCTACGAGATCCTGCCCTGCGAGATGGACCGGCGCTGGTACTTCTACCAGCACCGCACCTGCCCGCCCCCCGTCTTCATGGCAGCCGTCACCCTCACCCAG ATCATCGTGTTCCTGTGCTACGGGGCCCGGCTGAACAAGTGGGTGCTGCAGACCTACCACCCCGAGTACATGAAGAGCCCCCTGGTCTATCACCCCGGGCACCGGGCACGCGCCTGGCGCTTCCTCACCTACATGTTCATGCACGTGGG gctggagcagctggggttCAACgccctcctgcagctgatgATCGGGGTGCCCCTGGAGATGGTGCACGGCATCCTGCGCATCAGCTTCCTCTACCTGGCCGGGGTCCTGGCAG GCTCCCTCACCGTCTCCATCACGGACATGAGGGCCCCCCTGGTCGGGGGCTCAGGGGGAGTCTAcgccctctgctctgctcaccttGCCAACGTCGTCATG AACTGGGCCGGGATGCGCTGTCCCTACAAGCTGCTGCGGATGGTGCTGGCGCTGGTGTGCA TGAGCTCCGAGGTCGGTCGCGCCGTCTGGCTCCGCTTCTCGCCGCCGCTGCCGGCCTCGGGCCCGCAGCCCAGCTTCATGGCGCACCTGGCGGGGGCCATCGTGGGCATCAGCATGGGGCTGACCATCCTGCGCAGCTACGAGGAGAGCCTGCAGGACCAGTGCGGctggtgggtgctgctgctgtcctacGGCACCTTCCTGCTCTTCGCCGTCTTCTGGAACATCTTCGCCTACGACCTGCTGGGGGCACAGATCCCCCCCCCGCCCTAG
- the STUB1 gene encoding E3 ubiquitin-protein ligase CHIP, protein MKGKEEREGGAAGPGAAGPGAGGAGGGSPEKSHSAQEHKEQGNRLFGGRKYPEAAACYGRAINRNPLVAVYYTNRALCYLKMQQHDKALADCKRALELDGQSVKAHFFLGQCQMEMENYDEAIANLQRAYNLAKEQRLNFGDDIPSALRIAKKKRWNSIEEKRINQENELHSHLTKLIVAEKERELAECRKTQQEENTDESRSRVQLASIEAKHDKYLADMDELFSQVDEKRKKRDIPDYLCGKISFELMREPCITPSGITYDRKDIEEHLQRVGHFDPVTRSPLTQDQLIPNLAMKEVIDAFISENGWVEDY, encoded by the exons ATGAAGGGCAAGGAGGAGCGCgagggcggcgcggcggggcccggcgcggcggggccgggcgcggggggcgcgggcggcggcagcCCCGAGAAGAGCCACAGCGCGCAGGAGCACAAGGAGCAGGGGAACCGGCTCTTCGGCGGCCGCAAGTACCCCGAGGCCGCCGCCTGCTACGGCCGCGCCATC AACCGGAACCCCTTGGTGGCCGTGTACTACACCAACCGGGCCCTGTGCTACCTGAAGATGCAGCAGCACGACAAGGCGCTGGCCGACTGCAAGCGGGCGCTGGAGCTGGACGGGCAGTCCGTGAAGGCTCACTTCTTCCTGGGCCAGTGCCAAATGGAGATGGAAAACTACGACGAGGCCATCGCCAACCTGCAGAGAG cctACAACCTCGCCAAGGAGCAGCGGCTGAATTTTGGGGACGACATTCCCAGTGCGCTGCGCATCGCCAAGAAGAAACGCTGGAACAGCATCGAGGAGAAGCGCATCAACCAGGAGAACGAGCTGCACTCCCACCTGACCAAGCTGATCGTGGCCGAGAAGGAGAG GGAGCTGGCGGAGTGCCGAAAGACTCAGCAGGAGGAGAACACAGACGAGAGCCGGAGCCGTGTTCAGCTGGCCAGCATCGAGGCCAAACAC GACAAATACCTGGCAGACATGGACGAGCTCTTCTCCCAAGTGGATGAGAAGAGGAAG AAGCGGGACATCCCTGACTACCTGTGTGGGAAGATCAGTTTTGAGCTGATGAGAGAGCCCTGCATCACGCCCAGCGGGATCACCTACgacaggaaggacattgaggagCATCTCCAG CGCGTGGGGCATTTCGACCCGGTGACGCGGAGTCCCCTGACCCAGGACCAGCTGATCCCCAACCTCGCCATGAAGGAGGTGATAGACGCGTTCATCTCGGAGAACGGCTGGGTGGAGGATTACtga
- the JMJD8 gene encoding jmjC domain-containing protein 8: MAAAARLLPLLLLPLGWVRPGAYTDLPGSGWLAGTVPEEPRCTVERADASLTYSLFLQRFAFSRPVILGGVTDNSAFRALCTREKLLAAFGPFPVRLSTANTYSYRKVDVPFQEYVEHLLKPQDPARLGSDTLYFFGDNNFTEWGPLFQHYVPPPFRIPGTSPAYSFGIAGSGSGVPFHWHGPGFSEVIFGRKRWFLYPPDRTPHFHPNESTLAWLQHTYPTLPPAQRPLECTLRPGEVLYFPDRWWHATLNLDTSVFISTFLG; encoded by the exons atggcggcggcggcgcggctgctgccgctgctgctgctgccgctgggCTGGGTCCGGCCCGGCGCCTACACCGACCTTCCGGGCAGCGGCTG GCTGGCGGGCACGGTGCCGGAGGAACCACGCTGCACCGTGGAGCGAGCCGATGCCTCCCTCACCTATTCCCTCTTCCTGCAGCG GTTCGCCTTCTCCCGGCCCGTGATCCTCGGTGGGGTCACGGACAATTCG GCGTTCCGAGCCCTCTGCACCCGGGAGAAGCTGCTGGCGGCCTTCGGGCCCTTCCCGGTGCGGCTCAGCACGGCCAACACCTACTCGTACCGCAAAG TGGATGTGCCGTTCCAGGAGTACGTGGAGCACCTGCTGAAGCCGCAGGACCCGGCCCGGCTGGGCAGCG ACACCCTCTACTTCTTCGGGGACAACAACTTCACCGAGTGGGGCCCCCTCTTCCAGCACTACGTGCCCCCTCCCTTCCGCATCCCGGGCACCAGCCCCGCCTACAGCTTCGGGATCGCAG GCTCAGGCTCTGGCGTTCCCTTCCACTGGCACGGCCCTGGCTTCTCCGAGGTGATTTTCGGCAGGAAG CGCTGGTTTCTGTACCCGCCGGATCGAACGCCGCACTTCCACCCCAACGAGAGCAcgctggcctggctccagcacacCTATCCCACGCTGCCCCCGGCCCAGCGGCCGCTGGAGTGCACCCTGCGCCCCGGGGAG gtccTGTACTTCCCTGACCGCTGGTGGCATGCCACACTCAACCTGGACACCAGCGTCTTCATCTCCACCTTCCTGGGCtag